A genomic window from Cricetulus griseus strain 17A/GY chromosome 4, alternate assembly CriGri-PICRH-1.0, whole genome shotgun sequence includes:
- the Psmg1 gene encoding proteasome assembly chaperone 1, whose amino-acid sequence MAATFFGEVVKAPCRAGTEEEEEEEEQNRRDTPEDREVRRRLARKREVKLLQRQTKTPLEVALLEKQSCSEFIIAVGSNAAAFLSSFVMNSGVWKEVGCAKLWNEWCRTADTVHLSPTDAFCVFYQLKSNPSVFLCQCSCYIAEDQQFQWLEKVFGSHPRKNMLVTILTCRHVTEYKTSESTCSLPSPFLRALKTQKFKDPVCCPLLEQPNIVHDLPAAVLSYCQVWRIPAVLYLCYTDVMKLDLVTVEAFKPVLSSSSLECLVKNIPESTEILKKLMTTNEIQSNIYT is encoded by the exons ATGGCGGCCACGTTCTTCGGTGAGGTGGTGAAGGCGCCGTGCCGAGCCGGgacggaggaggaggaagaggaggaagagcagaacaGGCGGGACACGCCGGAGGACCGCGAGGTCCGGCGGCGGCTGGCGCGGAAGAG GGAGGTGAAGCTTCTCCAAAGACAGACAAAAACTCCTCTGGAGGTTGCCCTGCTAGAAAAGCAGTCCTGCTCCGAGTTTATAATTGCTGTGGGGAGTAACGCAGCAG CGTTTTTGTCATCGTTTGTCATGAATTCAGGAGTCTGGAAAGAGGTCGGCTGTGCTAAGCTCTGGAATGAGTGGTGCAGAACAGCAGACACTGTCCATCTGTCCCCCACAGAcgctttctgtgtgttttatcaGCTGAAATCAAATCCCTCG GTTTTTCTTTGTCAGTGTAGTTGCTACATTGCTGAAGATCAACAGTTCCAGTGGCTGGAAAAG GTCTTTGGCTCCCATCCCAGGAAGAACATGCTGGTAACCATTCTCACGTGCCGACACGTCACAGAGTATAAAACCTCTGAGTCTACCTGcagccttccttctcctttcctgaGAGCCCTAAagactcagaagttcaaggacccTGTCTGCTGCCCACTGCTGGAACAGCCGAACATTGTGCACGACCTGCCTGCAGCAG TTCTGAGCTACTGTCAAGTGTGGAGAATCCCCGCAGTTCTGTATCTGTGCTACACGGATGTGATGAAGTTGGACCTGGTCACCGTGGAAGCTTTTAAGCCTGTGCTGTCTTCCAGTAGCTTGGAGTGCTTGGTGAAG